The Punica granatum isolate Tunisia-2019 chromosome 4, ASM765513v2, whole genome shotgun sequence genome has a window encoding:
- the LOC116205417 gene encoding mavicyanin-like produces MAPSQFIVLATLALLLPSIALATQHTVGDEQGWTINFDYKTWAESKVFRVGDSLLFKYTPPNHNVFRVNQTEFQQCIKPEANLALTTGNDVIELKSPGKKWYICGVGQHCSNLQQKLAITVLDASAPAPTPTTPSIPPPESSAFSIKLSSGSQIFVAAGLAAAVAMAVF; encoded by the exons ATGGCTCCCAGTCAGTTCATCGTCCTCGCCACTTTGGCTCTTCTGCTTCCCTCGATCGCACTGGCGACGCAGCACACCGTCGGGGATGAACAAGGCTGGACCATCAATTTTGACTACAAGACCTGGGCTGAAAGCAAAGTCTTCCGGGTCGGCGACTCCCTGT TGTTCAAGTACACACCTCCGAACCACAACGTCTTCAGAGTGAACCAGACCGAGTTCCAGCAGTGCATCAAGCCCGAAGCAAACCTGGCACTGACCACCGGAAATGACGTCATCGAGCTCAAGagcccggggaagaaatggTACATCTGCGGAGTTGGTCAGCACTGCAGCAACCTCCAGCAGAAGCTCGCCATCACCGTGCTCGATGCCTCGGCTCCTGCTCCAACTCCAACCACTCCCTCCATCCCACCCCCAGAATCCTCTGCCTTCTCCATCAAGCTTTCCTCTGGATCTCAGATCTTTGTGGCCGCCGGTCTTGCTGCTGCCGTGGCTATGGCCGTGTTCTAA
- the LOC116205416 gene encoding mavicyanin-like — protein sequence MASTQFAVLSIFALLLPSIALATQHIVGDEQGWTTNFDYQAWAASKVFRVGDSLLFKYTAPNHNVIRANQTEFQQCIKSEANQVLTTGSDIIDLKSLGKKWYICGVKDHCSNLKMKLAINVIDAWAPAPAPTTPAPPPPTSSAFSIKASSVSQILSTVGLAAIVTLAAF from the exons ATGGCTTCTACTCAATTCGCCGTCCTCTCCATTTTCGCTCTTCTGCTTCCATCAATCGCACTGGCGACGCAGCACATTGTCGGGGATGAACAAGGCTGGACGACCAATTTCGACTACCAGGCCTGGGCTGCAAGCAAAGTCTTCCGGGTCGGCGACTCCCTTT TATTCAAGTACACGGCTCCAAACCACAACGTCATCAGAGCGAACCAGACCGAGTTCCAGCAGTGCATCAAGTCAGAAGCAAACCAGGTCCTGACCACCGGAAGTGACATCATCGACCTCAAGAGCCTGGGGAAGAAATGGTACATCTGTGGAGTTAAAGACCACTGCAGCAACCTCAAGATGAAGCTCGCCATCAATGTGATCGATGCCTGGGCTCCAGCTCCAGCTCCAACCACTCCCGCCCCCCCGCCCCCCACATCCTCTGCCTTCTCCATCAAGGCCTCCTCTGTGTCTCAGATCCTCTCAACCGTGGGTCTTGCTGCTATTGTGACTCTGGCCGCATTCTAA
- the LOC116203000 gene encoding inactive protein RESTRICTED TEV MOVEMENT 2, protein MLGRRTYIDFEPFSKWNKGEESDTLELHLHGFRKDQIRVQVNSVGNLLVTGERQLENKRWSRFRLEVKLSLKFYCPNSVHAKLGNGILYIIVPKKDVNPPRLSPQQAVNEKRRPDSEKNHQMVGMDPYLGEPNAGEIGSEELGQKGSYWRLGFVDRRRVLQVSVAVLAAAAIGVGTYLASKYWFNRRDNTDQSVTEFIPF, encoded by the exons ATGCTAGGGAGGCGCACATACATTGATTTTGAGCCCTTCAGCAAGTGGAACAAAGGGGAGGAGAGTGACACTCTCGAGCTCCACCTTCACG GATTCAGGAAGGACCAAATCCGTGTCCAAGTTAACAGCGTTGGGAACCTACTGGTCACCGGCGAAAGGCAGTTGGAGAACAAGAGGTGGAGCCGGTTCCGTCTGGAAGTCAAGCTCTCCTTGAAATTCTATTGCCCGAATAGCGTTCATGCAAAGCTTGGGAACGGCATTCTCTATATAATAGTTCCAAAAAAAGATGTCAATCCTCCGAGACTGAGTCCCCAGCAGGCAGTGAATGAGAAGAGAAGACCCGACAGCGAGAAGAACCATCAGATGGTGGGGATGGATCCTTATCTTGGTGAGCCAAATGCAGGTGAGATTGGAAGTGAGGAGCTGGGGCAGAAGGGATCCTATTGGAGGTTGGGATTTGTGGACCGGAGGAGGGTTCTGCAAGTTTCCGTTGCGGTGCTTGCAGCAGCGGCTATTGGAGTCGGAACTTATTTGGCGTCCAAGTACTGGTTCAATCGTCGTGATAACACAGATCAATCTGTGACCGAGTTCATTCCTTTTTAA
- the LOC116202732 gene encoding annexin A13-like: MPPMATKILTFPTHNNFESDCREIHDSLSGGLGHLLHVLVRRSRLEILQIRGTYREMYGEDLAQRLQQSDSNAVELYTEARRALMLFLLDPYERDAVLACKAIKQDETNYGVLVEIFTGRKSSHIELIKRAYLAKFRRHLDQDIVNIEPPHPFQRILGALATSHKAHEVDASQHIAKCDARRLYETGEGQSGGGAVEEAVVLEILSKRSILQLKYTLSSYWHIYGHDYSESLKRGSSSEFEDALYMVVKCIMNSTDYFAEKLYQCIEGKSRDKGALIRVMVSRAEVDLNAIQSFFKRKYGIELKDSIAKSIPPGDYREFLVALATKPTSSAPSTELD; encoded by the exons ATGCCACCAATGGCCACAAAAATCCTCACCTTCCCGACCCACAACAACTTCGAGAGCGATTGCCGTGAAATCCACGACTCGTTGAGTGGCGGCCTCGGCCACCTCCTCCATGTCCTGGTCCGGCGGAGCCGCCTTGAGATCCTCCAAATCAGGGGTACTTACCGGGAAATGTATGGAGAAGACCTCGCACAGCGGCTCCAGCAGAGTGACAGCAATGCCGTGGAGTTGTACACTGAGGCGAGGAGGGCTCTCATGTTATTCCTGCTTGACCCGTATGAGCGTGATGCGGTTCTGGCCTGCAAGGCGATCAAGCAGGACGAGACGAACTATGGGGTCCTCGTCGAGATTTTCACGGGGCGAAAGTCGAGCCATATCGAACTCATTAAGCGGGCATACCTGGCCAAGTTTCGGAGGCATCTGGACCAAGACATCGTCAATATCGAGCCCCCTCACCCTTTCCAAAGA ATTCTTGGGGCTCTCGCGACATCTCACAAAGCCCATGAAGTTGATGCGAGCCAACATATTGCCAAGTGCGATGCTCGGAGGCTCTACGAAACGGGGGAGGGCCAGTCTGGAGGAGGAGCGGTCGAGGAGGCGGTCGTGTTGGAGATTCTAAGCAAGAGGAGCATTCTTCAACTGAAGTACACTCTTTCGAGCTATTGGCATATCTATGGACATGACTACTCCGAG TCACTGAAGAGGGGAAGCTCGAGTGAATTTGAGGACGCACTCTACATGGTAGTAAAGTGCATCATGAACTCGACTGACTATTTTGCGGAG AAACTGTACCAGTGCATCGAGGGGAAGAGCAGAGACAAGGGAGCCTTAATACGCGTGATGGTGAGCAGGGCCGAGGTCGATCTAAATGCAATTCAAAGCTTTTTTAAGCGAAAATACGGTATCGAGCTGAAGGATTCCATTGCTAAAAGCATCCCCCCAGGGGATTACAGAGAGTTCCTCGTCGCTTTGGCAACGAAACCGACTTCTTCTGCACCAAGTACGGAGCTGGACTGA